In Montipora foliosa isolate CH-2021 chromosome 9, ASM3666993v2, whole genome shotgun sequence, the DNA window ACTTGAAGACCTCAGTAACTCACTTCACCTGACATAAGCAATCGACAATCACCGATCAGTTTCACAGTCACTCCATCATAACATGGGCTCAAACAGCTAGCTATCTGCACGAAGCTGAAGTGACTCGGTGAATGCagacattttttaattcaagtATTAACCAAAGCAGTTCGAGtgaaaatatccactctggcaaCCGTTTATAAAGCCATTTCTTTGTGAAGAACGTACCTGCTCCTTTCGACAAATTCCTGattaaaaacatgtacaaagAACAGCCATTCAGTcattaaagttatatttaaatagcacttaccattctttttGTGTTTAAGCTCCCCAAACTCGaaggtgacatcatcgccaattagcACAAATGGTGCCCAGTATTTTATGGCCGAATAATTCTTTGTCTCCTGAAGAGATTTAATGgcatggtgaagagctgtaCTTGCACTTTTCCTATGTGCCAGGTGTTGGTAGAAACTCTCCATGAACATCCAGGTCGCTTCATCgtcgattgcccagagtgacaccagaacagaccgggcaccagcacacaggaaagccctggctattcccacaacaccctcagattttacctctccctggccactatgacagcaactaagcacaaccagtcttgcctgaagGCGAACTGCTTGAACATCGCTCAACGATAACATATAATCTTCCTCTTCGGGGATCTCAGATGTGCGTTcgggatttggggccaaagcaatttctccagatCCGTCATCCccatgtgcagcaatgtggattaaggcaactgacttcattctcttcagcacctcagctttggttGCATTTTTTCCTGTCAGAGGCACGGTCTGCAGAAGCTTTCCAATTATACCCACCTCTTTTTTCGCACACGGCAGCTGTCCATACATGGGTTCACCAGTGCCGTAAGTGACTTCGCTCAAGCATGGATCGCCTACAAGCAGTGCTTCATTCTTACTTTGGAAGTTATCAGGTGCCAtagtgatcaattttaaagcagtcagcgagggaatcacacggatcctgacagagtcactcattgcagaaaaaggagacaggcaaaagtgtccatcaggaacaaacacTAAGTCATCACCCTGGATCAAGTCCGCTATAGGACTgactaagacatcatacaagggCTGGAAAGAGTGCACAGAGAAGCACAAAGACTGAAAGGTTTCTTCAACACCTTCCCTACTGCTCGAGAAGTCGCTGCCTTGTCTTCCAAGTGAACGATCCTCGCATCGCAGAACAGCCCCTGCATTGATCTGGTCTAAAGTACTTTTCATCAGAGACTCGGCAGttccattttcgattttcttttgtctaaaatttatcCCGATATCATCTGTTAGCAACCAGAAGCTGATCGTGTTCCcttcaagtgctgtgaaaacagTTTGCGAAGGTAGATCTTTCATAATCAAAGAGATAATTACCTTCATCATAGGTTTCCCATCAACGCTGTATTGCATCATTAAAATGTCtgccaaagcctgtgctcgtccttgctcagcagcatacaaagcttcatCAATCTCTCCACTCTTCAAGAGTGCTGTCCACAGAGCGGTGTACGCAAACCCCTTTGTGTCACGAAAGgttattttccatgcatcctcTGACTGAAGAAGACGCCTAACTTCATCAACATAATAAATGCTTAGACGATAGTAATTAAGAGATTTGCTCAAAGAGCCAAAAAATTCATGAACAAGACCAATATTATAACATGCGATTGCCAGCCCTATTGGATCCTCCGTTTCCTGGCAAATATTAAGaccttgatggtggtactctatggcttgcttgaaattaccaagactttgataagcattgccaagattgccataagctcttccttctccggccctgtgccctacctcttttgcaatactaagatgttgatggtggtactctatggcttgattgaagttaccaagactttgataagcgttgccgagattgccataggctgctccttctccggccctgtctcCTACCTCTTTTGCTATACTAAGAACTTGATGATGGtacgctatggcttgcttaaagttaccaagactttgataagcgttgccgagattgccataggctgctccttctccggccctgtcccctacctcttttgcaatactaagaacTTGATAATGGCacgctatggcttgcttgaagttaccaagactttgataagcgttgccgagattgccataagctcttccttttccggccctgtcccctacctctttcgcaatactaagacgttgatggtggtactctatggcttgcttgaagttaccaagactttgataagcgttgccaagattgccataggctgctccttctccggccctgtcccctacctcttttacAATaataagatgttgatggtggtactctatggcttgcttgaaattaccaagacttcgataagcgttgccgagattgccataggctgctccttctccggccctgtcccctacctcttttgcaataatAAGATCTTGATAGTGGTACTCTGTGGCTTGCTTGAAGTTACCAAGAccttgataagcattgccgagatggCAGCaagcttttccttctccagccttgtcccctacctcttgtgtaatactaagatgttgatggtggtactctatggcttgcttgaaattaccaagacttttataagcgttgccgagattgccataggctgctccttctccggccctgtcccctacctctttcacaatactaagatgttgatggtggtactctatggcttgcttgaaattactaagactttgataagcgttgccaagattgccataggctgctccttctccggccctgtcccctacctctttcgcaatattaagatgttgatggtggtactctatggcttgcttgaaattaccaagactttgataagcgttgccgagattgccataggctgctccttctctcgccctgtcccctacctcttttacagtactaagatgttgatggtggtactctatggcttgcttgaaattaccaagactttgataagcgttgccaagattgccataagctcttccttctccggccctgttccgtacctctttcgcaatactaagacgttgatggtggtactctatggcttgcttgaaattaccaagactttgataagcgttgccgagattgccataggctgctccttctccggccctgtcccctacctcttttgcaatattaagatgttgatggtggtactctatggcttgcttgaaattaccaagactttgataagcgttgccgagattgccataggctgctccttctctcgccctgtcccctacctcttttacagtactaagatgttgatggtggtactctatggcttgcttgaagttaccaagactgtcataagcgttgccaagattgccataggctgctccttctccagccctgtcccctacctctttcacaatactaagatgttgatggtggtactctatggcttgcttgaaattaccaagactttgataagcgttgccaagattgccataagctcttccttctccggccctgttccgtacctctttcgcaatactaagacgttgatggtggtactctatggcttgcttgaaattaccaagactttgataagcgttgccgagattgccataggctgctccttctccggccctgtcccctacctctttcgcaatattaagatgttgatggtggtactctatggcttgcttgaaactaccaagactttgataagcgttgccgagattgccataggctgctccttctccggccctgtcccctacctcttttgcaatactaagatgttgatggtggtactctatggcttgcttgaaattaccaagactttgataagcgttgccaaaattgccataggctcttccttctccggccctgtcccctacctctttcgcaatattaagatgttgatggtggtactttatggcttgcttgaaattaccaagactttgataagcgttgccaagattgccataagctcttccttctccggctcTGTTCcgtacctcttttgcaatactaagacgttgatggtggtactctatggcttgcttgaaattaccaagactttgataagcgttgccaagattgccataagctcttccttctccggccctgtcccctacctctttcgcaatactaagacgttgatggtggtactctatggcttgcttgaaattaccaagactttgatttgcgttgccgagattgccataggctgctccttctccggccctgtcccctacctctttcgcaatattaagatgttgatggtggtactctatggcttgcttgaaattaccaagactttgataagcgttgccgagattgccataggctgctccttctccggccctgtcccctacctcttttgcaatactaagacgttgatggtggtactctattgcttgcttgaaattaccaagactttgataagcgttgccaaaattgccataagctcttccttctccggccctgttccctacctctttcgcaatactaaaacaatgatggtggtactctatggcttgcttgaagttACCAAGACTATCATAAGccttgccgagattgccataggctgctccttctccagccctgtcccctacctcttttgcaatactaagatgttgatggtggtactctatggcttgcttgaaattaccaagactttgataagcgttgccgagattgccataggctcttccttctctggccctgtcccctacctctttcacaatactaagatgttgatggtggtactctatggcttgcttgaagttaccaagactttgataagcgttgccgagattgccattggctgctccttctccggccctgtcgcctacctctttcgcaatattaagatgttgatggtggtactctatggcttgcttgaaattaccaagactttgataagcgttgccgagattgccataggctgctccttctccagccctgtcccctacctctttcgcaatactaagatgttgatggtggtactctatggcttgcttgaaattaccaagactttgataagcgttgccgagattgccataggctgctccttctcccgccctgtcccctacctcttttgcaatactaagacgttgatggtggtactctatggcttgcttgaaattaccaagactttgataagcgttgccgagattgccataagcttttccttctccggccctgtcccctacctcttttgcaatcctaagatgttgatggtggtactctatggcttgcttgaaattaccaagactttgatatgCGTTGccaagattgcaataagcttttccttccccggccctgtcccctacctcttttgcaatactaagatgttgatggtggtactctatggcttgcttgaaatttccAAGGCTGTCATAAGccttgccgagattgccataggttgctccttctctggccctgtcccctacctcttttgcaatactaagatgttgatggtggtactctatggcttgcttgaaattaccaagacttttataagcgTTGGTGAggttgccataggctgctccttctccggccctgtcccctacctccttaaaaatggctaatgcttctgtgtaattTGTTATGGCCTGATTAAGGTCAGCTGTGCCCTGATAGTATCTACCAagattgaaataagccaaaCCCTTGCCTTGTCTGTCTCCCTCCTTTCTTGCAACGCTAAGCTCTTGCATATGCTGCTCCAAAAGGTCCAACCTTTTATCCACCATTGTTGATAATCGAAACCAGGAAGTTTTTCTGAGAAATCTGGAATACacctagaagataaatgaacgaaAAGACAATAGGTTCAATGCTCTGAGTACAGGATGCTAAACCGgcacagcaagattaattgaacagtgaaggaataactaTCTTTAGCCagtatttcaaaagaaaaatgcctttcttcatcagggtttcccaagGAATGATTTCGGCTAACGGAGACAGTTGTTACAGAAGAAATACTTCGGCATTTAACAGACTAAGAGCGTTTTATACAATAATTATCACGgaacattaaaaatagaaattctaTTATGTAAATGAGGGAAAAACAGCCTATAGAAAAGCGATAGCAtcccatttcatattttttatCGAAAGCTAATTAAAAGTTCCTAAGATATGCTTCCCTGGAAGGTAATTTGCTGCCGGTATGTAGCTGACACCAAAAAAACAGGAGGGGAGGCCATTAAAAGtgtaatattcaattttttgaaattgacgtcaaacttataattttttatttcatgtctAAATCTATCTAATGTCggaattgcttgttttttcgtcacaattttttttgtctggataCCTGGTTACTCCCTGTATTTTGATCCAGGAACTTTGAATGAGCTAATTCAATTGCTCACACGTTTCCATTGAGAAAGGCTGCTCATCAGGACagaattggccgtttttatactagagatgcATAATCCAGCCATTCAAATTATGCTTTTCCCTCTTTTTCTCCATAAGCCAAAATCATTCcttgggaaaccctgatgaagaaaggcattttgtttcaaaaatttggcttaagatagttattccCTCACTGCTCAATTAAGAGGCTGTCCGCGTAAGAACGGATAAAGCAAATTTCGGACCTTCACCGATTGGCCtcattttttcagtgaaagtcAACCATTATATCCAATGTACAAATATCGCATTTATTCCAATCAATGcggttttttcatttttttcgagACGATTTTCAAAATGCCCTCGAAACTGGCTAAAATGGCCCTGACAGACTCTGGAATTTTGCTATGAACGTCGGACGCTGCCAAAACACAGTTTTTTATTCTAATAGGCTCAATGTTTTACAAGCAAAAGTTTCATCTCTCCTCAACATTTTAACCGTTTAACAAGTTTATTTTGTTACAGTTTGCTGGAGTTATGAATTTTCTAAAATACCTCATACCAAACACTGGAATGTGCAAGGCGTGACATACCTAAAGTTAAAAGCTATTTTCTCAAATGTGGGACCTGATCTAGAAACGTATGAATGATAACTCAAAAAGTACTAACATCAATGTAAAAACGCACAGAATAAAATTTGTGGGCACTCTCCACTGCGCGACGTACAGAGCTCCACGATTTTGTCAAATATTCACCATTTTGATGGTAGACATAGAGAACGGTCGTCCCGTATGTAACCAAAAAACATGGACCGTAAACgcttggaaataaaaaaaatcatcactACAG includes these proteins:
- the LOC137971751 gene encoding tetratricopeptide repeat protein 28-like produces the protein MADKKPSAGFFSRLASIRRRQQDPTEVDLNSKDLLREEEEADRQYLIEEVTQEMRPQHPLSYDAFNLSGPTFEKIAFNFRYVTPCTFQCLVYSRFLRKTSWFRLSTMVDKRLDLLEQHMQELSVARKEGDRQGKGLAYFNLGRYYQGTADLNQAITNYTEALAIFKEVGDRAGEGAAYGNLTNAYKSLGNFKQAIEYHHQHLSIAKEVGDRAREGATYGNLGKAYDSLGNFKQAIEYHHQHLSIAKEVGDRAGEGKAYCNLGNAYQSLGNFKQAIEYHHQHLRIAKEVGDRAGEGKAYGNLGNAYQSLGNFKQAIEYHHQRLSIAKEVGDRAGEGAAYGNLGNAYQSLGNFKQAIEYHHQHLSIAKEVGDRAGEGAAYGNLGNAYQSLGNFKQAIEYHHQHLNIAKEVGDRAGEGAANGNLGNAYQSLGNFKQAIEYHHQHLSIVKEVGDRAREGRAYGNLGNAYQSLGNFKQAIEYHHQHLSIAKEVGDRAGEGAAYGNLGKAYDSLGNFKQAIEYHHHCFSIAKEVGNRAGEGRAYGNFGNAYQSLGNFKQAIEYHHQRLSIAKEVGDRAGEGAAYGNLGNAYQSLGNFKQAIEYHHQHLNIAKEVGDRAGEGAAYGNLGNANQSLGNFKQAIEYHHQRLSIAKEVGDRAGEGRAYGNFGNAYQSLGNFKQAIEYHHQHLSIAKEVGDRAGEGAAYGNLGNAYQSLGSFKQAIEYHHQHLNIAKEVGDRAGEGAAYGNLGNAYQSLGNFKQAIEYHHQRLSIAKEVRNRAGEGRAYGNLGNAYQSLGNFKQAIEYHHQHLSIVKEVGDRAGEGAAYGNLGNAYDSLGNFKQAIEYHHQHLSTVKEVGDRAREGAAYGNLGNAYQSLGNFKQAIEYHHQHLNIAKEVGDRAGEGAAYGNLGNAYQSLGNFKQAIEYHHQRLSIAKEVRNRAGEGRAYGNLGNAYQSLGNFKQAIEYHHQHLSTVKEVGDRAREGAAYGNLGNAYQSLGNFKQAIEYHHQHLNIAKEVGDRAGEGAAYGNLGNAYQSLSNFKQAIEYHHQHLSIVKEVGDRAGEGAAYGNLGNAYKSLGNFKQAIEYHHQHLSITQEVGDRAGEGAAYGNLGNAYRSLGNFKQAIEYHHQHLIIVKEVGDRAGEGAAYGNLGNAYQSLGNFKQAIEYHHQRLSIAKEVGDRAGEGAAYGNLGNAYQSLGNFNQAIEYHHQHLSIAKEVGHRAGEGRAYGNLGNAYQSLGNFKQAIEYHHQGLNICQETEDPIGLAIACYNIGLVHEFFGSLSKSLNYYRLSIYYVDEVRRLLQSEDAWKITFRDTKGFAYTALWTALLKSGEIDEALYAAEQGRAQALADILMMQYSVDGKPMMKVIISLIMKDLPSQTVFTALEGNTISFWLLTDDIGINFRQKKIENGTAESLMKSTLDQINAGAVLRCEDRSLGRQGSDFSSSREGVEETFQSLCFSVHSFQPLYDVLVSPIADLIQGDDLVFVPDGHFCLSPFSAMSDSVRIRVIPSLTALKLITMAPDNFQSKNEALLVGDPCLSEVTYGTGEPMYGQLPCAKKEVGIIGKLLQTVPLTGKNATKAEVLKRMKSVALIHIAAHGDDGSGEIALAPNPERTSEIPEEEDYMLSLSDVQAVRLQARLVVLSCCHSGQGEVKSEGVVGIARAFLCAGARSVLVSLWAIDDEATWMFMESFYQHLAHRKSASTALHHAIKSLQETKNYSAIKYWAPFVLIGDDVTFEFGELKHKKNGKCYLNITLMTEWLFFVHVFNQEFVERSRNDVQNVRNLLGL